One part of the Phragmites australis chromosome 3, lpPhrAust1.1, whole genome shotgun sequence genome encodes these proteins:
- the LOC133911369 gene encoding probable cytokinin riboside 5'-monophosphate phosphoribohydrolase LOGL3: MRQSSRFKRICVFCGSSSGKKTSYRDAAIDLAKELVSRDIDLVYGGGSIGLMGLVSQAVYHGGKHVIGVIPKTLMTNEVTGETVGEVRPVADMHQRKAEMARQSDAFIALPGGYGTLEELLEVITWAQLGIHRKPVGLLNVDGYYNSLLTFIDQTVDEGFINPNARHIIVSAPTAQDLMDKLEEYVPYWDRVASGLNWETKII, from the exons ATGAGGCAATCGAGCCGGTTCAAGAGGATTTGCGTGTTCTGCGGCAGCAGCTCGGGCAAGAAGACGAGCTACCGCGACGCCGCCATCGACCTCGCCAAAGAGCTG GTGTCGAGGGACATTGACCTGGTGTACGGAGGAGGCAGCATAGGGCTCATGGGCCTCGTCTCCCAGGCCGTCTACCACGGCGGCAAGCACGTCATCGG GGTCATCCCCAAGACTCTGATGACCAACGAGGTAACAGGAGAGACAGTGGGGGAGGTGAGGCCGGTCGCGGACATGCACCAGAGGAAGGCAGAGATGGCCAGGCAGTCTGACGCCTTCATCGCCCTGCCCG GGGGGTATGGAACCCTGGAAGAGCTGCTTGAAGTGATCACATGGGCACAATTAGGCATCCACCGTAAGCCG GTTGGTTTGCTGAATGTCGATGGGTACTACAACTCCCTACTGACATTCATCGACCAGACCGTCGATGAAGGCTTCATCAACCCTAACGCTCGCCACATCATCGTCTCCGCTCCCACAGCACAGGACCTCATGGACAAACTCGAG GAGTATGTCCCTTACTGGGACAGAGTGGCCTCCGGGCTGAACTGGGAGACGAAGATCATCTAA
- the LOC133911368 gene encoding DEAD-box ATP-dependent RNA helicase 50: MEVAGAQARAVPLLLRHPASLRSPVSISISCGGSRRNLAAAAEGGESRSYEKVPMDTPGAYRMVDRTTGRSVIVWGGTDEGDEASMPSPAVLSRTTGRPNKGNGGSAGIGNFGRLKAQKIKSLVRRSAHLKRESPNHASTNQSDESSFDDSDEEGNYFGRKKTISDSARRLKLNGNSRDERPRGAHSLNSVLSQYRGGDDLDFPGSEATSGSKRWGGITDVTYGQQNRKQKGRFDFPQKKGPLDSGFFSRRSFKEIGCSDDMLGALRNFDFPRPSHIQAMVYGPILEGRSCIIADQSGSGKTLAYLCPIIQNLRKEEVQGLHNSSPRNPRVIILTPTAELASQVLNNCRSISKLGVPFRSMVATGGFRQKTQLESLEQELDVLIATPGRFLYLLQESFVQLTNLRCVVLDEVDILFGEEGSEQVLHQLITVAPVTTQYLFVTATLPLDIYNKVVETFPDCEVIMGPGVHRTSSRLEEILVDCSGDDNEEKNPETAFSNKKSALVKIIEESPVRKTIIFCNKIETCRKVENVLRRLDRKASQIKVLPFHAALDQAQRIANIKEFLNRQTADSMFLVCTDRASRGIDFANVNHVVLFDYPRDPSEYVRRVGRTARGASGNGKAFVFAVGKQVSLARRVMERNMKGHPLHDVPCV, encoded by the exons ATGGAGGTGGCGGGGGCTCAGGCCCGCGCCGTTCCCCTCCTGCTCCGGCACCCCGCCTCTCTCCGGAGCCccgtctccatctccatctcctgcGGCGGCTCCCGCCGAaacttggcggcggcggcggagggaggagagagccGCAGCTACGAGAAGGTGCCCATGGACACCCCTGGCGCGTACCGGATGGTGGACCGGACCACCGGCCGCAGCGTCATCGTGTGGGGCGGCACCGACGAAGGCGACGAGGCCAGCATGCCGTCCCCGGCGGTGCTCTCAAGGACCACCGGCCGCCCCAACAAAG GTAATGGGGGGAGTGCAGGTATTGGGAATTTTGGAAGGTTGAAGGCGCAGAAAATAAAATCTTTAGTTAGGAGATCAGCTCACCTCAAGAGAGAGAGTCCTAATCATGCAAGCACAAACCAGTCTGATGAATCTTCTTTTGATGACTCTGATGAAGAGGGAAAttattttggaagaaaaaagaccATCTCAGACTCAGCACGCCGTTTAAAGCTGAACGGTAACTCCAGGGATGAAAGGCCTCGAGGTGCACATTCTCTGAATTCTGTTTTGAGCCAGTACAGAGGTGGCGATGATCTGGATTTCCCGGGTTCAGAGGCTACTTCTGGTTCCAAACGATGGGGTGGCATCACCGATGTTACTTATGGACAACAGAATCGAAAGCAAAAAGGGCGTTTtgattttcctcaaaaaaagGGGCCTTTAGACAGTGGATTTTTCAGTCGCAGATCTTTCAAGGAGATTGGCTGCAGCGATGACATGCTAGGTGCATTGAGAAATTTCGATTTCCCTCGTCCATCGCATATTCAG GCTATGGTGTATGGTCCTATCTTGGAGGGTAGGAGTTGCATCATTGCAGATCAAAGTGGGTCTGGAAAGACATTGGCATACCTTTGCCCTATAATACAGAACTTAAGGAAGGAAGAAGTTCAGGGGCTCCACAACTCATCCCCTAGGAACCCCCGAGTGATAATATTGACCCCTACTGCTGAACTTGCTTCTCAG GTCCTGAACAATTGCCGGTCAATATCAAAGCTTGGGGTTCCGTTTAGGTCTATGGTTGCTACTGGAGGATTTCGACAGAAGACACAGTTGGAAAGCCTTGAACAAGAGCTTGATGTACTTATAGCAACACCCGGTCGTTTCCTGTATCTGCTTCAGGAAAGCTTTGTGCAATTAACTAACCTCAGATG TGTTGTGCTGGATGAAGTAGACATTTTATTTGGTGAAGAAGGTTCTGAACAAGTGCTTCATCAATTGATTACTGTTGCACCTGTGACCACACAATATCTTTTTGTCACTGCCACACTTCCTCTTGATATATACAACAAGGTAGTTGAAACATTCCCCGACTGTGAGGTAATCATGGGACCTGGTGTCCACCGAACAAGCTCTCGCCTTGAAGAG ATTCTTGTGGACTGCAGTGGAGATGACAATGAGGAAAAGAATCCAGAAACGGCCTTTTCGAACAAGAAATCAGCACTTGTAAAGATTATCGAGGAATCGCCTGTTCGTAAAACAATTATTTTCTGCAACAAG ATTGAGACGTGCAGAAAGGTTGAGAATGTGTTGAGGCGGCTGGACAGGAAGGCTTCACAAATCAAAGTTCTTCCCTTCCATGCTGCTTTGGACCAGGCCCAGCGCATCGCAAACATCAAAGAGTTCCTGAACAGACAAACAGCAGACTCAATGTTTCTTGTGTGCACTGATAG GGCGTCACGAGGCATAGACTTTGCAAACGTGAACCACGTGGTGCTCTTCGACTACCCCCGCGACCCGAGTGAGTACGTGCGCCGGGTTGGCAGGACGGCCCGTGGCGCGTCGGGCAACGGCAAGGCGTTTGTGTTTGCGGTGGGCAAGCAGGTGTCCCTGGCCAGGAGGGTGATGGAGAGAAACATGAAGGGGCACCCTCTGCACGATGTGCCATGCGTGTAG
- the LOC133911373 gene encoding nascent polypeptide-associated complex subunit beta-like isoform X1 yields MHASAVQYRVGLQQSKSNGQDWPVVTLTPSSLPTPICLLTPFPTRRRRPATEMDVEKLKKMAVAVRTGGKGSMRRKKKAVHKTTTTDDKRLQSTLKRIGVNTIPGIEEVNIFKDDIVIQFQNPKVQASIPANTWVVSGVPQTKKLQDLLPTIINQLGPDNLDNLRRLAEQFQKQVPGAEAGASAAAAQDDDDVPELVPGETFEEAAEKEPEPEDKKE; encoded by the exons atgcatgcaagcgcAGTGCAGTATCGGGTCGGATTGCAGCAGAGCAAATCGAACGGCCAGGATTGGCCGGTTGTTACCCTAACGCCTTCGTCTCTTCCGACTCCTATCTGCTTGCTAACCCCCTTccccacccgccgccgccggccggccaCCGAG ATGGatgtggagaagctcaagaagatggcTGTCGCTGTGCGCACCGGTGGAAAGGGCAGCATGCGCAG gaagaagaaggcagtTCACAAGACCACAACTACTGATGACAAGCGGCTTCAAAGCACTTTGAAAAGAATTGGAGTGAATACTATTCCTGGTATTGAGGAGGTCAACATATTCAAGGATGACATTGTTATCCAATTTCAGAATCCTAAAG TGCAAGCATCCATTCCTGCAAATACATGGGTAGTCAGTGGAGTACCACAGACGAAAA AGCTACAAGATCTGCTGCCAACGATTATCAACCAACTGG GCCCTGATAACCTGGACAACCTGCGGAGGCTTGCTGAGCAGTTCCAGAAGCAGGTACCTGGTGCCGAGGCTGGCGCCAGTGCTGCTGCTGcgcaggatgatgatgatgtcccCGAGCTTGTCCCTGGAGAGACATTCGAAGAGGCTGCCGAGAAGGAACCGGAACCGGAAGACAAGAAAGAATAG
- the LOC133911367 gene encoding vacuolar protein sorting-associated protein 24 homolog 1-like, with product MEAVKSLLKPKPTPQQQLREWQRRLRNEGRNIERQIRDVQREEKKVEKAIREAAKRNDIGSAKALAKEVVRSRKAVNRLYENKAQLNSISMHLGEIVATSRTVSHLSKSTEVMKLVNNLMKAPEVAATMQEFSKEMTKAGVMEEMVNDAVDSALDNEDIEEEIEEEVDKVLSAIAGETASELPDAVRKEKEKVKQPSTSVPAERTALAEAVDDDDELDQIRERLAKVRS from the exons ATGGAGGCGGTGAAGAGCCTGCTCAAGCCGAAGCCgacgccgcagcagcagctgcgcGAGTGGCAGCGCCGTCTCCGCAACGAGGGCCGCAATATCGAGCGTCAGATCCGAG ATGTgcagagggaggagaagaaggtggagaaggcCATCAGGGAGGCCGCCAAGCGCAACGACATCGGATCGGCCAAG GCACTGGCCAAGGAGGTTGTGCGGTCGAGGAAGGCGGTCAACCGCCTCTACGAGAACAAGGCCCAGCTCAACTCCATCTCCATGCACCTCGGCGAAATCGTTG CTACTTCTAGGACAGTAAGCCATCTGTCCAAGAGCACCGAAGTGATGAAACTTGTCAACAACCTTATGAAAGCCCCGGAGGTCGCAGCCACAATGCAGGAATTCAGCAAAGAGATGACAAAG GCTGGTGTAATGGAAGAAATGGTCAATGATGCTGTGGATTCAGCGCTGGACAATGAGGACATCGAGGAGGAAATCGAAGAGGAGGTGGACAAGGTCCTCTCTGCAATCGCTGGGGAGACTGCCTCTGAGCTTCCAGATGCTGTCCggaaggaaaaggagaaggtGAAGCAACCTTCGACAAGTGTACCTGCAGAG AGAACTGCTTTAGCAGAggctgttgatgatgatgatgagctaGACCAGATAAGGGAAAGGCTAGCCAAAGTGAGGTCATAG
- the LOC133911364 gene encoding probable xyloglucan endotransglucosylase/hydrolase protein 32 gives MAAPRNLLARLTMLAMVMLHASAAQAQPSQSPGYYPSSKVRSMAFSEGYNNLWGPQHQALSQDQKALTLWMDRSSGSGFKSKRSYRNGYFGASIKVQRGYTAGVNTAFYLSNNELYPGNHDEIDMELLGTVPGEPYTLQTNVYVRGTGDGSHLVGREMRFHLWFDPAADFHHYAILWNPDEIVFLVDDIPVRRYPRKATFPDREMWAYGSIWDASDWATDGGRYRADYQYQPFVARFQGFRIAGCETGAPASCHPVPASPSGTGLSAQQLSAMQWAQQRSMVYYYCQDYTKDHALYPEC, from the exons ATGGCAGCGCCTCGTAATCTCCTTGCCCGCCTGACGATGCTTGCAATGGTGATGCTCCATGCATCAGCAGCGCAGGCGCAGCCTTCCCAATCCCCCGGGTACTACCCGAGCTCCAAGGTCAGGTCCATGGCCTTCTCGGAGGGCTACAACAACCTGTGGGGCCCGCAGCACCAGGCTCTCTCGCAGGACCAGAAGGCGCTCACACTCTGGATGGACCGCAGCTCAG GCAGCGGGTTCAAGTCGAAGCGTTCGTACCGGAACGGCTACTTCGGGGCGTCGATCAAGGTCCAGCGCGGCTACACCGCCGGCGTCAACACCGCCTTCTAC CTGTCCAACAACGAGCTGTACCCTGGGAACCACGACGAGATCGACATGGAGCTGCTGGGCACGGTCCCCGGCGAGCCCTACACGCTGCAGACCAACGTGTACGTGCGCGGCACCGGCGATGGCTCCCACCTGGTCGGGCGCGAGATGAGGTTCCACCTCTGGTTCGACCCGGCGGCCGACTTCCACCACTACGCCATCCTCTGGAACCCCGACGAGATCGTCTTCCTCGTGGACGACATCCCCGTGCGGCGGTACCCTCGGAAGGCCACGTTCCCGGACCGGGAGATGTGGGCGTACGGCTCCATCTGGGACGCCTCCGACTGGGCCACCGACGGCGGGCGGTACAGGGCCGACTACCAGTACCAGCCCTTCGTGGCCCGGTTCCAGGGGTTCAGGATCGCCGGGTGCGAGACCGGCGCGCCGGCGAGCTGCCACCCGGTGCCGGCCTCGCCCTCGGGCACCGGGCTCAGCGCGCAGCAGCTCAGCGCCATGCAGTGGGCGCAGCAGAGGTCCATGGTCTACTACTACTGCCAGGATTACACCAAGGATCACGCATTATACCCCGAGTGTTAG
- the LOC133911370 gene encoding homeobox-leucine zipper protein HOX10 has translation MAAAVATRGGSSDSGGFDKVPGMDSGKYVRYTPEQVEVLERLYIDCPKPSSSRRQQLLRECPILANIEPKQIKVWFQNRRCRDKQRKESSRLQAVNRKLTAMNKLLMEENERLQKQVSQLVHENAHMRQQLQNTSLANDTSCESNVTTPPNPIRDASNPSGLLSIAEETFTEFLSKATGTAIDWVQMPGMKPGPDSVGIVAISHGCRGVAARACGLVNLEPTKVIEILKDRPSWFRDCRSLEVFTMFPARNGGTIELVYMQMYAPTTLVPARDFWTLRYTTTMEDGSLVVCERSLSGSGGGPSAASAQQFVRAEMLPSGYLVRPCEGGGSIVHIVDHLDLEAWSVPEVLRPLYESSRVVAQKMTTVALRHLRQIAQETSGEVVYALGRQPAVLRTFSQRLSRGFNDAISGFNDDGWSVMGGDGIEDVVVACNSTKKIRNSNAGIAFGAPGGIICAKASMLLQSVPPAVLVRFLREHRSEWADYNIDAYLASALKASAGSLPGLRPMRFSGGQMIMPLAHTVENEEILEVVRLEGQSLTHDEALLSRDIHLLQLCTGIDEKSVGSSFQLVFAPIDEHFPDDAPLISSGFRVIPLDMKTDGVSSGRTLDLASSLDVGSAMPHASGDASPDDCNLRSVLTIAFQFPYEMHLQDSVAAMARQYVRSVVSAVQRVSMAISPSQSGLNAGQRMLSGFPEAATLARWVCQSYHYHLGVELLNQSDEAGEALLKTLWHHPDAILCCSFKEKPMFTFANKAGLDMLETSLIALQDLTLDKIFDESGRKALFSDISKLMEQGYVYLPSGVCMSGMGRHVSFDQAVAWKVLGEDSNVHCLALCFVNWSFV, from the exons ATGGCTGCCGCGGTGGCGACGCGAGGGGGAAGCAGTGACAGCGGTGGGTTTGATAAGGTTCCCGGGATGGACTCGGGGAAATACGTGCGCTACACCCCGGAGCAAGTTGAGGTACTCGAGCGGTTGTACATCGATTGCCCCAAGCCAAGCTCCTCACGGCGGCAGCAATTGCTGCGCGAGTGTCCCATACTTGCCAACATTGAGCCAAAGCAAATcaaagtctggttccagaacagAAG GTGTCGCGATAAGCAGCGGAAGGAGTCTTCCCGGCTTCAGGCTGTGAACAGAAAGTTGACGGCAATGAACAAGCTTCTTATGGAAGAGAATGAGCGTCTTCAGAAGCAGGTCTCTCAGTTGGTTCATGAGAATGCACACATGCGGCAGCAGCTGCAGAAT ACTTCATTGGCCAATGATACAAGCTGTGAATCAAATGTGACAACCCCTCCAAACCCTATAAGGGATGCAAGTAACCCTTCTGG ACTCCTTTCGATTGCAGAGGAGACCTTCACAGAGTTCCTCTCAAAGGCTACTGGGACAGCTATTGATTGGGTCCAGATGCCTGGGATGAAG CCTGGTCCGGATTCGGTTGGTATTGTGGCCATTTCGCATGGTTGCCGAGGTGTTGCTGCCCGCGCATGTGGTTTGGTGAATCTTGAACCAACAAAA GTCATAGAGATCTTGAAAGATCGTCCATCTTGGTTCCGTGATTGCCGAAGCCTTGAAGTGTTCACAATGTTTCCAGCTAGAAATGGGGGAACAATTGAACTTGTGTACATGCAG ATGTATGCCCCAACAACTTTAGTCCCTGCACGTGACTTTTGGACATTACGATACACAACAACAATGGAAGATGGCAGCCTTGTG GTCTGTGAGAGATCCTTGAGTGGTTCAGGGGGAGGTCCAAGTGCAGCCTCTGCACAGCAATTTGTAAGAGCTGAGATGCTTCCAAGCGGGTATTTAGTTCGCCCGTGCGAAGGTGGAGGTTCCATTGTGCATATAGTGGACCATCTAGACCTTGAG GCGTGGAGTGTTCCTGAAGTGCTTCGACCACTCTATGAGTCATCTAGAGTGGTAGCTCAGAAAATGACTACTGTG GCACTGCGCCACCTCAGACAAATTGCTCAAGAAACAAGTGGGGAAGTTGTGTACGCCTTGGGCAGGCAACCGGCAGTCCTACGGACTTTTAGTCAAAGGCTGAGCAG GGGCTTTAATGATGCCATTAGCGGTTTCAATGATGATGGCTGGTCTGTGATGGGTGGAGATGGCATTGAAGATGTAGTCGTTGCTTGCAACTCAACTAAGAAAATTAGGAACAGCAATGCTGGGATTGCGTTTGGAGCCCCTGGAGGTATTATATGTGCGAAGGCATCCATGTTACTTCAG AGTGTTCCACCAGCAGTACTGGTTCGATTTCTGAGGGAGCATAGATCCGAATGGGCCGATTACAATATTGACGCGTATTTGGCTTCAGCACTCAAGGCCAGTGCGGGTTCACTTCCTGGGTTGCGCCCCATGAGATTTTCTGGGGGGCAGATGATCATGCCGCTTGCTCATACAGTGGAGAATGAGGAG ATTCTTGAAGTTGTGCGCCTTGAAGGACAGTCTCTTACTCATGATGAAGCTCTTCTTTCAAGGGATATCCACTTGCTTCAG CTTTGCACTGGAATAGATGAGAAATCTGtgggatcctccttccagcttGTGTTTGCACCAATTGATGAACATTTTCCAGATGATGCTCCGTTGATTTCTTCCGGATTTCGTGTCATACCACTTGATATGAAAACA GATGGTGTATCCTCTGGTAGGACATTAGATTTGGCATCTAGTCTTGATGTTGGTTCTGCCATGCCCCATGCCTCAGGGGATGCATCTCCAGATGATTGTAATCTGAGATCTGTGCTTACAATCGCCTTTCAATTCCCTTATGAGATGCATCTCCAAGACAGTGTTGCAGCTATGGCCCGTCAGTACGTTCGCAGCGTTGTTTCTGCGGTGCAAAGAGTATCGATGGCTATCTCTCCCTCCCAATCTGGTTTAAATGCTGGACAGAGGATGCTTTCCGGCTTCCCTGAGGCAGCCACACTTGCTCGATGGGTTTGCCAGAGCTATCA TTACCATCTAGGAGTAGAGTTACTTAACCAATCAGATGAAGCTGGTGAGGCTTTGTTGAAGACGCTCTGGCATCATCCAGATGCTATTTTGTGCTGCTCTTTTAAG GAAAAGCCTATGTTTACGTTCGCCAACAAGGCAGGACTTGACATGTTAGAAACATCCCTTATTGCCTTACAAGACCTCACGTTAGACAAGATCTTTGACGAGTCTGGAAGAAAAGCATTATTCTCTGATATCTCTAAGTTGATGGAACAG GGCTACGTGTACCTGCCTTCTGGTGTGTGCATGTCAGGAATGGGTCGCCATGTTTCTTTCGATCAAGCTGTAGCATGGAAGGTGCTTGGTGAGGACAGCAACGTCCACTGCCTGGCCTTGTGCTTCGTAAACTGGTCCTTCGTGTGA
- the LOC133911373 gene encoding nascent polypeptide-associated complex subunit beta-like isoform X2: MDVEKLKKMAVAVRTGGKGSMRRKKKAVHKTTTTDDKRLQSTLKRIGVNTIPGIEEVNIFKDDIVIQFQNPKVQASIPANTWVVSGVPQTKKLQDLLPTIINQLGPDNLDNLRRLAEQFQKQVPGAEAGASAAAAQDDDDVPELVPGETFEEAAEKEPEPEDKKE; encoded by the exons ATGGatgtggagaagctcaagaagatggcTGTCGCTGTGCGCACCGGTGGAAAGGGCAGCATGCGCAG gaagaagaaggcagtTCACAAGACCACAACTACTGATGACAAGCGGCTTCAAAGCACTTTGAAAAGAATTGGAGTGAATACTATTCCTGGTATTGAGGAGGTCAACATATTCAAGGATGACATTGTTATCCAATTTCAGAATCCTAAAG TGCAAGCATCCATTCCTGCAAATACATGGGTAGTCAGTGGAGTACCACAGACGAAAA AGCTACAAGATCTGCTGCCAACGATTATCAACCAACTGG GCCCTGATAACCTGGACAACCTGCGGAGGCTTGCTGAGCAGTTCCAGAAGCAGGTACCTGGTGCCGAGGCTGGCGCCAGTGCTGCTGCTGcgcaggatgatgatgatgtcccCGAGCTTGTCCCTGGAGAGACATTCGAAGAGGCTGCCGAGAAGGAACCGGAACCGGAAGACAAGAAAGAATAG